CCAGAACCAGGACAGTGAATCTGCCTAACTACATCACGCTGACGCGCATCCTCGGCGTGCCCCTGTTGCTGTGGCTGCTGTTCGGTAAGACGTTCTCCAGCGCCCACGGCCAGCGGGAACTGGCGGCATCCCTGCTGTTCATCGGCTTGTCGTTCACCGACAAGCTGGATGGTTACCTGGCCCGCAAGCGTGGACAGATCACCACCATGGGGATGCTGCTCGATCCACTGGCCGACAAGTTGCTCATCACCGCCGCATTCATTTCGCTGGTGCAGTTCAACCCCGAGGTAGTACCGGCCTGGATGGCGGTGATCGTCGTGGGCCGCGAGTTCCTGGTGAGTGGGCTGCGCAGCGTCGCCGCCTCCGAGGGATTCACCATCGAAGCCAGCGACCTGGGCAAATTCAAGATGGCGGTGCAGGTGGTTACGGTGGTAGCGGCCATCCTGAATGCACGCTGGACGGCATGGACAGTCGGCGCCGCCGTACTGCCCATTGAGGTGATCGCGCACCTCTCCGTTTGGTTCATGGTCCTGTTGTCCATGGTTTCGGCCATCGATTACTTTGCTGCCTTCTGGTCGAAGATCGACCGCAGTTTCCTGGAGCGCCAGCGCCGCAGGTCGTCGTTTGTACTCAGCCGGCGCAGGAAGCGCGATGTTGCCGCAACCTGACAATCCGTCGCTTCCGTCCCTCTTTCCCGAATACTCTCCACAGGAACGGAGCTTTCTGCTTGATGCCGCGCGGCGCGCCATTCTGGCCGCGGTACGACGAGAAAACTG
Above is a window of Terriglobales bacterium DNA encoding:
- the pgsA gene encoding CDP-diacylglycerol--glycerol-3-phosphate 3-phosphatidyltransferase, producing MNLPNYITLTRILGVPLLLWLLFGKTFSSAHGQRELAASLLFIGLSFTDKLDGYLARKRGQITTMGMLLDPLADKLLITAAFISLVQFNPEVVPAWMAVIVVGREFLVSGLRSVAASEGFTIEASDLGKFKMAVQVVTVVAAILNARWTAWTVGAAVLPIEVIAHLSVWFMVLLSMVSAIDYFAAFWSKIDRSFLERQRRRSSFVLSRRRKRDVAAT